In one Jeotgalibacillus haloalkalitolerans genomic region, the following are encoded:
- a CDS encoding anthranilate synthase component I family protein: MTYQTTKTTLDTFYYTTQKMAAHEERHLFLESGRGGRYSIAGIKPFAWASGKNDRLSVFENGEETTLEGDVLKSLLEWMSPYRTEPIAELPDFQGGAIGYISYDYVRSIEKLPASAEDDLGLPDVCFLIFDEWMVFDHETGTLYFMVLHHYAEPADEKLEHFVDQWKSSETSAAPERTAPRESADDMTVSMEEASFCEAAEAIRQYIAQGDVFQVNLSVRQSKPLAVEAADVYREVRKLNPSPYMSYLHLPDMQIASASPELLVKKAGTELSTRPIAGTRSRGKTPEEDQSLANELIHNEKERAEHVMLVDLERNDLGRVSQYGSVEVNEFMVIEKYSHVMHIVSNVRGTLDEQYDEADVIRAVFPGGTITGAPKVRTMEIIEELEPVRRGLYTGSIGWIGFNGDLELNIVIRTMLVKDGQAHVQAGAGVVIDSHPKREYKESLKKARALWQAKDQAEGVTSQ; encoded by the coding sequence ATTACTTATCAAACGACTAAAACAACTTTAGATACATTTTATTATACAACGCAGAAAATGGCTGCGCATGAGGAACGCCACCTGTTTTTAGAAAGTGGCAGGGGCGGCCGTTACAGTATTGCGGGCATAAAGCCATTCGCCTGGGCGAGCGGGAAGAATGACCGGCTTTCTGTTTTTGAAAACGGTGAAGAAACAACGCTTGAGGGAGACGTGCTGAAAAGTCTGCTTGAGTGGATGTCCCCATATCGTACGGAGCCGATTGCGGAGCTTCCGGATTTTCAGGGAGGTGCGATCGGCTATATCAGCTATGATTATGTGCGTTCAATTGAAAAACTGCCTGCATCTGCAGAGGATGACCTCGGACTGCCGGATGTATGCTTTTTAATTTTTGATGAATGGATGGTCTTTGATCATGAGACTGGAACGCTTTATTTTATGGTGCTGCATCATTACGCTGAGCCTGCGGATGAAAAGCTTGAACATTTCGTGGATCAGTGGAAATCATCTGAAACATCAGCTGCGCCTGAGCGAACCGCGCCGCGCGAAAGTGCTGATGACATGACAGTCTCGATGGAAGAAGCATCATTCTGTGAAGCGGCTGAAGCGATCCGTCAGTATATTGCGCAGGGTGATGTGTTTCAGGTAAACCTTTCTGTCCGTCAATCCAAGCCGCTTGCAGTGGAGGCGGCTGATGTGTACCGGGAAGTGCGTAAGCTGAACCCATCACCGTATATGTCTTACCTGCATTTGCCGGATATGCAGATTGCTTCTGCTTCCCCTGAGCTTTTAGTGAAAAAAGCAGGAACTGAGCTGAGCACACGACCGATTGCAGGGACGCGCTCCCGTGGAAAGACGCCTGAAGAGGATCAGTCACTTGCAAATGAACTGATTCATAATGAAAAAGAACGTGCTGAACACGTGATGCTTGTGGATCTTGAGCGCAATGATCTTGGCAGAGTGAGTCAGTATGGCAGTGTGGAAGTGAACGAATTCATGGTCATTGAAAAGTACTCACACGTGATGCATATTGTCTCGAACGTCCGCGGCACACTGGATGAACAGTATGATGAAGCGGATGTGATCAGAGCGGTATTTCCGGGAGGTACGATTACAGGTGCACCGAAAGTCCGTACGATGGAAATCATTGAAGAGCTTGAGCCGGTGAGAAGGGGGCTGTATACGGGCTCAATCGGCTGGATCGGCTTTAACGGAGATCTGGAATTAAATATCGTAATCCGTACCATGCTTGTAAAAGATGGACAGGCCCATGTGCAGGCAGGGGCAGGCGTTGTCATAGATTCCCACCCGAAACGGGAATATAAAGAGTCGCTTAAAAAAGCACGTGCGCTCTGGCAGGCAAAAGATCAGGCGGAAGGAGTGACATCGCAGTGA
- the pabC gene encoding aminodeoxychorismate lyase has product MKLWLNGEIIEEADARISPFDHGFLYGMGAFETFRTYNGYPFLIGDHLQRLQFAFGEMGIEAKLTTAGIKQMVSELREANGGADGYFRLNVSAGVRGIGLDPSPYTEPMVMLLQKPLTPPPAERHAQWLKLRRNTPETEIRLKSHHYFNNLAARKEVTDSKTEGIFLTEDGVISEGLASNVYWVKDGTLYTPDLSTGMLEGITRKMVLALARAGGIPVKEGRFTPEEAQGADEWFLSNSIQEIVPITRFEGQDFPGDGPVYTQLKSEYQQKTNLEIASVE; this is encoded by the coding sequence ATGAAGCTCTGGTTAAATGGAGAAATCATAGAGGAAGCAGACGCGCGTATCTCACCGTTTGATCACGGCTTTTTGTACGGGATGGGTGCATTCGAGACGTTCCGCACCTATAATGGGTATCCCTTTTTAATTGGGGATCATCTGCAAAGGCTGCAGTTTGCGTTTGGTGAGATGGGAATCGAAGCTAAATTGACGACAGCTGGAATCAAGCAGATGGTGAGTGAGCTGAGAGAGGCGAACGGCGGTGCAGACGGCTACTTCCGTTTAAATGTGTCTGCCGGTGTAAGAGGGATCGGACTTGATCCATCCCCTTACACGGAGCCAATGGTTATGCTGCTTCAAAAACCGCTGACCCCTCCGCCTGCTGAACGTCACGCACAGTGGCTGAAGCTGCGCCGCAATACACCTGAGACAGAAATCAGACTGAAATCGCATCATTATTTTAATAACCTGGCTGCGAGAAAGGAAGTAACGGATTCGAAAACAGAAGGCATCTTCCTCACTGAAGACGGTGTGATTTCAGAAGGACTCGCATCAAACGTCTACTGGGTTAAGGACGGTACGCTTTATACGCCGGACCTTTCAACCGGTATGCTTGAAGGGATCACAAGAAAAATGGTCCTTGCACTTGCGCGGGCTGGCGGCATTCCAGTAAAAGAGGGTCGCTTCACACCGGAAGAAGCACAAGGAGCAGATGAATGGTTTTTATCAAATTCCATACAGGAAATTGTTCCGATCACACGTTTTGAAGGTCAGGACTTCCCTGGAGATGGACCTGTTTACACTCAGTTGAAATCTGAGTATCAGCAAAAGACAAATCTTGAGATAGCGTCAGTTGAATGA
- the folP gene encoding dihydropteroate synthase, with protein sequence MKAGAYTLDFTKKTYVMGILNTTPDSFSDGGRFNTVDAAVAHAKQMAEDGADIIDIGGESTRPGYTPVSVEEEIERVVPVIEAVRREVDLPISIDTFKAQTAEAAVKAGAQIINDIWGAKYDPAIADVAAKHNVPIILMHNREKRDYEHFLTDVMRDLEESISIAKSAGVTDEQIILDPGVGFAKSFEQNVEVTREVDRIVAMGYPVLLGTSRKSMIGNILDLPAAERTEGTGATVCYGVQKGCHIVRVHDVKEIVRMTRVMDALIGKGE encoded by the coding sequence ATGAAGGCGGGAGCGTATACGCTGGATTTTACGAAGAAAACATATGTAATGGGAATTTTAAATACAACGCCCGATTCATTTTCAGATGGGGGCAGGTTCAATACAGTAGATGCAGCCGTTGCGCATGCGAAGCAAATGGCTGAAGACGGCGCTGACATCATCGATATTGGCGGCGAGTCAACGAGACCGGGTTATACACCGGTATCAGTTGAAGAAGAGATCGAGCGGGTAGTACCTGTCATCGAAGCGGTGCGCCGTGAAGTGGATCTTCCTATCTCGATCGACACGTTTAAAGCGCAAACAGCAGAAGCGGCTGTAAAAGCAGGAGCACAGATCATCAATGACATCTGGGGTGCAAAATATGACCCTGCTATCGCGGATGTGGCTGCAAAACACAACGTGCCGATTATCTTAATGCATAACCGGGAAAAGCGTGACTATGAGCATTTTCTTACTGACGTCATGCGTGACCTTGAAGAGAGTATTTCGATTGCAAAATCAGCCGGGGTTACAGATGAACAGATCATATTAGATCCGGGCGTCGGTTTTGCCAAGTCATTTGAACAAAACGTTGAAGTGACAAGGGAGGTAGACCGCATTGTTGCAATGGGCTATCCTGTGCTGCTCGGTACATCACGCAAATCGATGATCGGCAATATTCTGGATCTCCCGGCAGCAGAGCGTACTGAAGGAACGGGCGCGACCGTGTGCTACGGCGTACAGAAAGGCTGCCACATCGTCCGCGTTCATGATGTAAAAGAAATTGTCCGCATGACCCGTGTAATGGATGCATTAATCGGAAAGGGTGAATGA
- the cysK gene encoding cysteine synthase A yields MVRIANNISELVGQTPIVKLNRLTDENSAEVYLKLEYMNPGSSVKDRIALSMIEAAERDGNLKEGDTIIEPTSGNTGIGLAMIAAAKGYRSVLVMPETMSMERRNLLRAYGAELVLTPGPDGMKGAIKKAEELAAEKGYFMPQQFKNEANPEIHRRTTGKEIVEQMEQLDAFVSGIGTGGTITGAGQVLKDHYKDVKIYAVEPADSPILSGGNPGPHKIQGIGAGFVPDILDTKIYDEVIQVTNDQSFETARRAAREEGILGGISSGAAIYAALEVAKKMGKGKKVLAVIPSNGERYLSTPLYQFED; encoded by the coding sequence ATGGTACGCATTGCAAATAATATTTCTGAATTAGTAGGGCAGACGCCAATCGTAAAATTAAATCGGCTGACTGATGAAAACTCAGCAGAGGTCTACCTGAAGCTTGAGTATATGAATCCGGGCAGCAGCGTAAAAGACCGTATTGCTCTTTCGATGATTGAAGCCGCTGAACGTGACGGCAACCTGAAGGAAGGTGACACAATCATTGAGCCGACAAGTGGTAACACAGGGATCGGTCTTGCGATGATTGCTGCAGCGAAAGGTTACCGTTCAGTGCTCGTCATGCCGGAGACGATGAGTATGGAAAGAAGAAATCTGCTGCGCGCATATGGTGCAGAGCTCGTACTGACACCGGGCCCGGACGGAATGAAGGGTGCCATTAAAAAAGCAGAAGAGCTTGCAGCAGAAAAAGGGTACTTTATGCCTCAGCAGTTCAAAAATGAAGCAAACCCTGAAATCCACCGCCGCACAACGGGTAAAGAAATCGTTGAACAAATGGAGCAGCTGGATGCTTTCGTATCTGGAATCGGTACCGGCGGAACGATCACTGGTGCAGGTCAGGTGCTGAAAGATCACTATAAAGATGTGAAAATCTATGCGGTAGAGCCTGCAGATTCACCAATCCTGTCGGGTGGAAACCCTGGCCCTCATAAAATCCAGGGAATCGGTGCAGGATTTGTTCCTGATATTCTCGATACAAAAATTTATGATGAAGTCATTCAGGTAACCAATGACCAGTCATTTGAAACGGCAAGAAGAGCAGCAAGAGAAGAAGGTATTCTCGGTGGGATTTCATCCGGTGCAGCAATTTACGCAGCGCTTGAAGTCGCAAAGAAAATGGGTAAAGGTAAAAAAGTGCTGGCAGTGATTCCGAGTAACGGCGAACGCTACCTGAGCACACCGCTTTATCAGTTTGAAGATTGA
- the folK gene encoding 2-amino-4-hydroxy-6-hydroxymethyldihydropteridine diphosphokinase has translation MHTAYLSLGSNIGESKENLQEAVKLLDSVPSIEVKSVSSIYETDPVGYTDQQVFLNIAVAVKTELTAEDLLNKAQEIEQSLGRERKVHWGPRIIDLDILLYNTDNIQSERLTVPHPYMHERSFVLVPLNEIAPEAVHPLTGSTVSELLQYTGSEGVRLWKETVYQRKENFLAL, from the coding sequence ATGCATACAGCCTATTTATCCCTTGGCTCTAACATTGGTGAATCAAAAGAAAATCTTCAGGAAGCAGTGAAGCTGCTCGATAGCGTTCCTTCTATAGAAGTGAAAAGCGTTTCTTCCATTTATGAAACAGACCCGGTCGGCTATACAGACCAGCAAGTGTTTTTGAATATTGCCGTTGCAGTGAAGACTGAGCTGACTGCTGAAGATTTACTGAATAAAGCGCAGGAAATCGAGCAATCCCTTGGGCGTGAGCGGAAAGTTCACTGGGGACCCCGTATTATAGACCTTGACATTTTGCTATACAATACAGACAATATACAATCAGAAAGGCTGACCGTTCCGCATCCGTATATGCACGAACGCAGCTTCGTTCTTGTTCCATTAAATGAAATTGCCCCTGAAGCTGTGCACCCTTTAACAGGAAGTACAGTCAGTGAGCTCCTGCAGTACACTGGCAGTGAAGGCGTTCGTCTATGGAAAGAAACTGTCTATCAGCGCAAAGAGAACTTTTTAGCGCTCTAA
- the pabA gene encoding aminodeoxychorismate/anthranilate synthase component II — MILMIDNYDSFTYNLVQFLGELGEELVVKRNDEITIEEIEELNPDFLMISPGPCSPDEAGISLEAIRAFAGKIPIFGVCLGHQSIAQVFGGNVVRATRLMHGKTSEMYHDGKGVYQDLPMPFTATRYHSLIVEKHTLPDELLITSWTDQGEIMGIRHQTLAVEGVQFHPESIMTDQGKKLLRNFLDAYRVREAESV; from the coding sequence GTGATTTTAATGATTGATAACTATGATTCATTTACGTATAACCTTGTTCAATTTTTAGGTGAGCTTGGAGAAGAGCTTGTCGTAAAGCGTAATGACGAGATCACGATTGAAGAAATTGAAGAGCTGAATCCTGATTTCCTGATGATTTCACCGGGGCCGTGCAGCCCGGATGAAGCGGGAATCAGCCTTGAAGCAATCCGGGCGTTTGCCGGTAAAATTCCGATTTTCGGCGTATGTCTCGGTCATCAGTCGATCGCACAGGTGTTTGGCGGTAATGTTGTACGTGCAACACGCCTGATGCACGGCAAAACGTCAGAAATGTATCACGATGGAAAAGGTGTCTATCAGGATCTGCCGATGCCGTTTACTGCGACGCGCTATCATTCACTGATCGTAGAAAAGCACACGCTGCCGGATGAGTTACTCATTACGTCCTGGACCGATCAGGGTGAAATCATGGGGATCCGCCATCAGACACTTGCGGTTGAAGGCGTACAGTTCCATCCGGAATCCATTATGACCGACCAGGGTAAAAAACTGCTACGGAATTTCCTTGATGCTTACCGCGTCCGCGAGGCAGAAAGCGTATGA
- the folB gene encoding dihydroneopterin aldolase produces the protein MDKIKVNEMEFYGYHGVFTEETKLGQRFRVNAVLELDLSKSAKSDNVDDSINYADVYNVCKEIVEGEPLKLVEAVADRIASRMLKEFDLLERVTIEVVKPDPPIPGHYNSVAIELTRSRG, from the coding sequence ATGGATAAAATCAAGGTAAATGAAATGGAGTTTTACGGCTACCACGGTGTATTTACTGAAGAAACAAAGCTTGGCCAGCGCTTCCGCGTGAATGCGGTACTAGAGCTGGACCTGTCAAAATCAGCTAAGTCAGATAACGTGGATGACTCCATCAATTACGCAGATGTCTATAACGTGTGTAAAGAAATTGTGGAAGGCGAGCCGCTGAAGCTTGTAGAGGCAGTTGCTGATAGAATCGCTTCCCGCATGCTGAAAGAATTCGATTTATTAGAACGTGTAACGATTGAAGTGGTGAAGCCTGACCCGCCAATACCAGGTCACTACAATTCGGTTGCCATCGAACTGACCCGGAGCAGAGGCTGA